The window ACTCAGGCACACTACCCAAGTTATGAGTTGAAACGAGGATCAGATGGCCTTCGTCACGCAAACTACGCAGTAGGTCTATAATGGCATTTTCAGTTTTAACATCAACCCCAGTAAAGGGTTCATCAAGGAGTAAAACTTTACCTTCTTGTGCGAGCGCTCGAGCTAAAAAAACCCGTTTTTTCTGGCCACCTGAAAGCTCGCCTATTTGGCGATGTTCAAGCCCTGCAAGGTCAACCCGTTCTAATGCCATTTTGACCGCATCTTTATCGGCTTGTTTAGGGATGCGAAAAAAACCCATTTTGCCATAACGCCCCATCATCACAACATCAGAAACGAGAACGGGGAAGTTCCAGTCAACTTCTTCCGTTTGTGGGACGTATGCAATCACGTTTTCTTTCAGTGCCGTTTTTATTGGCTGATCATTTAATGTCACACTACCTGAAGATGGGGTGACAAGCCCCATAATGGTTTTAAATAGCGTTGATTTGCCACTGCCATTTACGCCAACTAAGGCACAAATAGAGCCACCAGAGATAGTAAAGCTTGCGTCGTAGATAGCGGTGTGACCATTATTATATGTTACAGTCGCATCATCGACGATAAGATTCGGGTGTTCGAATTGACTTGAATGATTCATATTA is drawn from Providencia huaxiensis and contains these coding sequences:
- a CDS encoding manganese/iron ABC transporter ATP-binding protein gives rise to the protein MNHSSQFEHPNLIVDDATVTYNNGHTAIYDASFTISGGSICALVGVNGSGKSTLFKTIMGLVTPSSGSVTLNDQPIKTALKENVIAYVPQTEEVDWNFPVLVSDVVMMGRYGKMGFFRIPKQADKDAVKMALERVDLAGLEHRQIGELSGGQKKRVFLARALAQEGKVLLLDEPFTGVDVKTENAIIDLLRSLRDEGHLILVSTHNLGSVPEFCDHVILINRTVLASGPTETTFTQRNLQNAFGGVLRHINLSGQELHDDDDPRSVTVITDDERAAVFYGHDHDAPVRKNQAKGSE